AAATTGATCAACATTTTAACCGTTATTTTGTGCAGCCACCACAATGATATCAGGAAGGCAAGTTGTTCTTTCACTGAATTCTTCTGGTGCATGCCCTTGCTGTGTAAAACATTTTAATTTTCTTCTTTAAAACAATGTTTCACAATTCCATTAACAAGCTTGTTTCATATTGACATACACGATGAAGTAAGTGAGAGAATACTGAATTGATAGCCAGAATCTCACTTCAGAGGTATAGCATGGGCAGAGGAACATACAAAGTCAACATTAGTTTCATCACGTACAGTGCAAATCATATGCCTTCCACCCTTCTGCTTTTTCTTTAAGTTCCAAAATCAGCTGGATACGATCTTCAATTCATCTGCTTTACATTTGTGCATTCAGTCGTGAACTGACACTTCAGTTTACTATGATTCACCATTCTGAATTTGGAGGCTTCACTTTGAAATACCTCCTATCATCTTGCTTGCTTTGACAATATTTCAAGTAAACAATAGCTTGAAATCCAGGTAAAGAGCAGGCACAGAAGTTATCTTTAAAGAAAGATGTTTCATGCTGTGATTCACATTAAGAGAACTATCTAGTCAATCCTGATTGAAGGCATTGATGCTGAATTTGAACTCTTGATCAGTAGTACGGTTTGGATTTATTTTCTGAACTGCATAAAATACTAGTTGATTTAGAAAGTCAAAGAAAAGATTTCCTCAATTGCTCCAGTCTTGAAGTTTGTTAATACGATGCGTCTGAGAAACGCAAGTTCCATTTAGTATTTCCATTTTGATAGAACAATTCATAAGTTGCTCTTTTCTCTCACAAGGTAATTTCACTATATGAATTCTGGTTTAAGTAAAGAACTCTTGCTTGTTGAAAGGGCTATTTCATTGGCAAAGTTGAGAGTCCATTATAATGCATGGCAAGGAGGAAGGTGCACTAGATTGCTACACAAGATTGCTGTCCGTTCCATGAATTTTTCAAAATAGGGTTCCCCCTTTGTAGCCTTCATTTGGATCATGACAAAACTAAATTTATCCAACATCATGTAGCTTCTTCAATAACCAATCCAACCAAAATGGATCACAGGAAGAAATAGAAAGTTCATACATAGAATATAATTCTGGCAACATTAAAAATTCTTTGCTTGATATACTCGTATTGCACAAATGAGAAATATCCAAGTGGTAGAGATTTAATCTTGAATGTTTATAATGAGTAGtttaatttcaaagtacatttattatcaaagtgtgtatacattataaaaccttgagatttgtctctttacaggcagccacagaagaaacaaaaaaaactaacaaacacccaatgtgcaagagagaaaaaaaacacaaaccatGCAAGCAATAAAGTAAGGAAATAccatttagaatgaaaatgagtCCTCAGACATGAAGTCCGGAGCAGTCCACAGTCTcagaacagtgaagagtgaagtaaaCATCATGGTGAAGTGTGCAGAACTGGCCCAGCCTTTCCCtgtggtcccgacaccctgctttttcaatccatctggcacTGTATTCAAATCTTTCAAACATTCCTCATTCTGGGCCCTGTTGCATCGATATGCTCTTGACAGAGTATTAAGTTCGAGACCAAATATCTGCTATTTTAAGAGCACAGGGTTTTGATTTATTTTGTAAGTTGGAGAGAGCTTTCGCCCAATCTATCAAAAAGAGTAGAAGCAAAACTGCTTGATATTCAAGAGATCTTCAGTTACTTTTTATACTGAGTTGGACTTCTTTGTCCAAAAGTGTTTCTATTACGCAAGGAGAGCCTGGAAGAAGCCAAATATATATCTCATCCTTTGGTGTTTTTAATTACTTGAATGCACAGCAATTATGTTTGCTGTATGCAAATAATATTCTTAGTGCTTAGAATCCAACTGCTTGGTAAACATTCAGGAAGAGGCAACATGCTAACATTCCTTATTATACATGAATTTCTCCTGATTTTTCTCTTTTGGTGGAGAATGAAGGCTTTTGTAGAACTTCTTTGGAATAAAAAAATGGGAGTTTCTAGCATCCCAATTAGAAAAATCAATTAAGGTATGATAAGCTTTCCTGTATCAAGTGCAGTCGAAGGTACAGTTTGCATTCTGATTTTCCATTTCAATTTTCATTTGGTAAAAGTCTGCTTTCTGTGAGGAAAGAAAATTACTTAGAAATAATTCAAGCCATTAGATAGGTACTAAAAGGAGTATGAAATTTCTTTATTCAGCCTCATGTTATCAAAGAATTTAGGACAATACCTGTACTTGTTCACAGTCTTCTTCATGTCTAACTTGATGGTCAAGGATTCAGTTGTATGGTCTTTCTCATTATTAGCAACACAATGTGAAGCTTCCATGTGATAAGACCCATGGTTTGATCGCTTAGTAGTACGAGTATCATCACGCCGGTCCTTAGAACGGTTTCTGAACTCTTTTCTCCTTTCCACTCGCTCCCTGGTGGCCGAGGTTGTTGTATATCGAGGGCTCACTTCTTTCTTGCCTGCACGTGGAAACCTGTCGGAGTAATGCTCAGGAACAACATACTTGCTTGTCGCAGAGTAGTGACTCTCTGCTTTGTTTGCATCAGTACCCGACCTCCTGCTGTTACTGTGAAAACGACTCACCTCTTTAGTACTCAAGGAGCCAGTCGTATATTCTTTATCTTTACTTGAGTATCTTTGCTGTCTTTCACTGGAAAAGCTCTGGTGGTGCTCAGAAGATGAGTGCGTTTCAGGATACTTCTGTGAATGTGCAAACCCACTCTTTACTTGCACTAACTCTTCAAAGCGATCACTGTCACTATACCAGTTTCTTGACACATCTTTAATACGTGCATTTTCAGAGTCATTGTATAATGCAGAAGTGTAGGGTTTTTTATTATGAGGCATTTTCTCTCCTCTCCATTTTAATTCTCGTTCATGATCTACTGCCTCAAGCTTTCCTGGCACCCAGCCTCTTCCAGATGCTTCTCTGTACCCTTTGACATCATTATCCTCAGGATACCTGTGTTGACATAAAGCAGTTTACACTTGCAGTAGAGAAGAGAATGAGAATTACATTCTGATTATTTGAAGTACATTTGGGAGCAATGCCTTGAAAGCAGTGATTTGTCAGGTTACTAGTTTAACCCTTTATCCTTCTGAAAGCCACACTGCGCTATGCCAAGGCACAGCTTGTAGCCACCAATCTGTTCTATTTCAAAACAACTAAAGAGTTGATCATTTATATAAACCTACACTCTTACTTTCAGATTAGGACAAAGGGTTTCTCCAATTTCAAATTCTCAACTAAAAATAAAAGAACAATTTATAACGTTGAAGTTCTATACCAAAACATAATATCCTTAATGGTTCAATCCCAATACCTCTTCTGGTAGGTGCTCCTTTCCAGAAACTCTTCAGACCGTCTTCCAGGAGACCGTAAAGAACTTGAGTGCCTTTCCTCGTGTAAACTGTGACTTCTGAAGCCTTCAGGGTCACGCCACTTTTCTGCACTGGCATAAGTGGTGGTGCTAGGTCGATCATTACAGTTGGATTGTGAATCACCTCTAACAGTCTTTGACTTTTCATCAGACAACTTGTAACGAGTCAAGATTTCTGCACTCTGATTATAATGCTGGTCGTCGTGGTCATTACGCCATACATCACGATCATGGTGACGTTCACTGTGGCCATGGTGACGATCACTGTGACCATGATGCCATTCATGGTGCCAGCCACTGCTCTCATGACGCTCATCATGATCATGGTATGGATTTTCTTCAGCAGATCTCGAAAGAAGGGCATGAGATCGACTTTCTTCTCTCTCCTCTGGGTAAATGTTTCTCCCTAACGCATGATCAGATTCCATTCTTCTTGCAATCGGCGAAGGTTGTCTATACTCAAAAACTTTATAATGAATGTTACCATATTGTGCAACTTCGGATCTTGATTCTGCAGTGCCTGTTTCATTCCATTTTTCCTGTTGTCCCCTCCACTGTGTAGGTCTTCCTGAGCTTTGATTGAATCCTCTTGACTCACTATTATGCGACGGATAAAATGGTCTCACAACATTGTATTCTTGGCTTCGTCCACAGTCTGGCGAGATTAACCTACAATGATTTGGAGAAGATGGGATATTTTGGTACAActtaaaaatataacaaaaatgAAGTCCCTCACTCCATTTTTAAGTTCTTTTTAGCAGAAAGATTAATTCTCACTTTTGGATTATACTATACAATCACATATCAAAAATGATAATGATGCAATTGAAATCCAGAAACATTAAACAAGGTAATAGGTTTTATTGGAAATATCAACAGCACAAAATAGTTTTATGGACTATGATCCTTGACCTGGATTTGATAATTGGTCAAATACCTGCAATTTTCATACCCAGACGGTTATTGTCAATCGAGGCTGCACATTTTTACTGGGCAGCATTACTTAACTTGATATTGCAATCACTGGGAAGAATATATTCAACAATAACAGCTACTGCCATATAAAAGTGGAATAATCCAAATGCTTTTGCTGCTCCACTCAGAAGAGAAAAACTCTAATGCTTCTGCTGAATACATGTCATGTGTTTAAACATATGATTCAAAGTTGGAGCCACACAAAAGAAACTGCCATGACAGGAAATTAGAGCACGTGATCAAAGGTGCCAAACTCTAAGGCTGAAGTCTTTGTTTCACACCAACCACACAGACGAGATCCAAAAAGATTGTAGCTCTATTTCTTCAGAGAAAAACAACATCTAAACCAACAAAGGATTTGCCATTGAATTTTGAGAGTTCTCAAACAGCAATTACAGAAACAAGCATGGAGGTATCTACTTCAGTTACAACTTTCAAATTTGTGCGATGTAAGTGCAACTTAAATATAAAAAGTTGCCTTCATTTGAGGAATGCAATTTCAAGTTCAAGATTAATTGTTTTTCAACCATGCCAAACAAAACTGTTCCTCCAGGGCCTAGGTGCAAACACAACAACAGTCACTCGAAGCAAATAAAATTACGATAGCAGTAAAATACAATCACAAAAATATAATACcttc
The sequence above is a segment of the Hypanus sabinus isolate sHypSab1 chromosome 4, sHypSab1.hap1, whole genome shotgun sequence genome. Coding sequences within it:
- the LOC132393020 gene encoding BCLAF1 and THRAP3 family member 3-like, with the translated sequence MVRSRSRSPRWKHRLISPDCGRSQEYNVVRPFYPSHNSESRGFNQSSGRPTQWRGQQEKWNETGTAESRSEVAQYGNIHYKVFEYRQPSPIARRMESDHALGRNIYPEEREESRSHALLSRSAEENPYHDHDERHESSGWHHEWHHGHSDRHHGHSERHHDRDVWRNDHDDQHYNQSAEILTRYKLSDEKSKTVRGDSQSNCNDRPSTTTYASAEKWRDPEGFRSHSLHEERHSSSLRSPGRRSEEFLERSTYQKRYPEDNDVKGYREASGRGWVPGKLEAVDHERELKWRGEKMPHNKKPYTSALYNDSENARIKDVSRNWYSDSDRFEELVQVKSGFAHSQKYPETHSSSEHHQSFSSERQQRYSSKDKEYTTGSLSTKEVSRFHSNSRRSGTDANKAESHYSATSKYVVPEHYSDRFPRAGKKEVSPRYTTTSATRERVERRKEFRNRSKDRRDDTRTTKRSNHGSYHMEASHCVANNEKDHTTESLTIKLDMKKTVNKYRPASSHSSERLMSRDLVSVGKKRDEFHHVFEHMGSSLKANPNISSGEFAQEIITLVHQIKEDHFKSSELTLHDRFSKLQNAQSPQKEGRHLGPEIHRRIDMSLADMHNQERKPIGRKTSTWVAVNPDDLRHDIERRRKERLRGKYEESFQNVEHKLLSHRSARNEKPRSSAQVKTSRNLHFKEPTTEFVDHRMRVARKPITNFSKEYTSGRKKFYNIESKYRRLYGVGFGRTNPRVFTKEGILRKRRYERELPSSTTDK